From the genome of Halomonas sp. MCCC 1A13316, one region includes:
- the wrbA gene encoding NAD(P)H:quinone oxidoreductase, giving the protein MTKVLVLYHSMHGHIDTMAKAVAEGVRQVEGAEVEVKRVPETMDPETYAKAGGKTFDTPEAKPQELADYDALIFGTPTRYGNMTGQMRTFLDQTGSLWAKGALRGKVGSVFTSTGTGGGNETTILTSWTTLAHHGMLILPIGYGLESQFDISSVQGGSPYGASTLAGPDGSRQPTEHELELARMQGRSVAEVAGKLAA; this is encoded by the coding sequence ATGACCAAGGTACTCGTGCTCTACCACTCCATGCATGGCCATATCGACACCATGGCCAAGGCCGTGGCCGAAGGCGTACGCCAAGTGGAGGGAGCAGAAGTCGAAGTCAAGCGCGTACCCGAGACCATGGATCCGGAGACCTATGCCAAGGCCGGCGGCAAGACTTTCGACACCCCGGAGGCCAAGCCTCAGGAACTGGCCGACTACGATGCATTAATCTTCGGAACACCCACGCGCTACGGCAACATGACCGGGCAGATGCGTACCTTCCTGGACCAGACCGGCAGCCTGTGGGCCAAGGGTGCGTTGCGTGGCAAGGTAGGCAGCGTGTTCACCTCGACCGGCACTGGCGGCGGCAACGAGACCACTATCTTGACCTCGTGGACCACACTGGCGCATCACGGCATGCTGATCCTGCCGATCGGCTATGGGCTCGAGTCCCAGTTCGATATCTCCAGCGTGCAAGGCGGCTCGCCCTATGGGGCGTCGACGCTTGCCGGGCCTGACGGGTCGCGCCAACCGACCGAGCATGAGCTGGAGCTGGCCAGGATGCAGGGCAGGAGCGTGGCCGAGGTGGCCGGGAAGCTGGCTGCCTGA
- a CDS encoding class I SAM-dependent methyltransferase, giving the protein MPNDRDEPGFDDYLDRLNAHYEAATASQGETLLARLQEAFRAAGSDPYRLSLDDVAGVDQLHLGGRRASRALAALGELRGGERVLDVGCGTGGASRLLAAEYGCDVVGVDITPAFIEVANWLSLATGLADHTRFVCADAADVPLAAGSLEVVWCQHALMNMPHVPRVLAEWQRLLVSEGRVLLHELVAGDNHEPLALPVPWAREQATSHLRSRDQLERVMALAGFEPLGVEDVTDAALAWRQEHSRRESGADEAAREAGSLPGPGLIFGSEFARMGRNLRDNLVADKVRVLAGSWQRGQR; this is encoded by the coding sequence ATGCCCAACGATCGAGATGAGCCAGGTTTTGACGATTACCTCGACCGGCTCAATGCGCACTACGAGGCCGCTACCGCAAGCCAGGGCGAGACCCTGCTGGCGAGGCTGCAGGAGGCGTTCAGGGCAGCGGGATCCGATCCCTATCGACTGAGCCTCGACGACGTGGCGGGGGTCGATCAGCTGCATCTCGGCGGTCGCCGTGCCAGCCGTGCCCTGGCGGCACTGGGCGAGCTGCGAGGCGGTGAGCGAGTTCTCGACGTCGGCTGCGGTACCGGTGGCGCCAGCCGATTGCTGGCCGCCGAGTATGGCTGTGACGTGGTCGGGGTCGACATCACGCCAGCCTTCATCGAAGTGGCGAATTGGCTCAGTTTGGCCACCGGGCTGGCTGACCATACGCGCTTCGTGTGCGCCGATGCCGCCGATGTGCCACTGGCGGCGGGCAGCCTCGAGGTGGTGTGGTGTCAGCATGCGCTGATGAACATGCCGCACGTGCCGCGGGTGCTGGCCGAGTGGCAGCGCCTGCTGGTGTCGGAGGGCCGCGTGCTGCTGCACGAACTGGTGGCTGGCGACAACCACGAGCCATTGGCATTGCCGGTGCCTTGGGCGCGTGAACAGGCCACCAGCCACCTGCGAAGCCGGGATCAGCTCGAGCGTGTCATGGCGCTGGCCGGCTTCGAGCCGCTCGGGGTGGAGGACGTCACCGATGCGGCCCTGGCCTGGCGGCAGGAGCATAGCCGGCGAGAGAGCGGTGCTGACGAGGCGGCGCGGGAGGCAGGCTCGCTACCGGGACCAGGGTTGATCTTCGGCAGCGAGTTTGCCCGGATGGGACGCAACCTGCGCGACAATCTGGTGGCCGATAAGGTGCGGGTACTTGCCGGCAGCTGGCAGCGCGGGCAGCGATAA
- a CDS encoding succinylglutamate desuccinylase, producing MLSEWIELSLEDATPQSRSGKLPGGTYTLHAAGILELTPAVRRDDAHASVISVGIHGNETAPIELLGECLARLEAGLLTLGAPVLVILGNLEAIRRAERYVNTNLNRLFRRDLVETGMEPDRARRLMHAVDAFFARYPGLERLHYDLHTAIRDSRYPRFVVEPYADAATHHEQWRWLAAAGIQAVLHQHQHSWTFSHYSKHYHQAQAFTLELGRALPFGHNDLAPLAPMARLLESLLEGREPAGDAPERMVFFRVYHELMRHSDDFRLCFADDTPNFTEFKPGARLAEDAEAGPFIVGKEPLSVVFPNAAVERGARAALLARPAAPPG from the coding sequence ATGCTGTCGGAATGGATCGAACTCAGCCTGGAAGACGCCACGCCTCAGTCACGTAGCGGCAAGCTTCCCGGCGGCACCTATACCCTGCACGCAGCAGGCATTCTCGAACTGACACCCGCAGTGCGCCGCGACGATGCGCATGCCAGCGTGATCTCGGTGGGCATCCACGGCAACGAGACCGCCCCCATCGAACTGCTCGGTGAGTGTTTGGCACGCCTCGAAGCGGGGCTGCTGACGCTGGGCGCACCGGTACTGGTGATTCTGGGCAACCTCGAGGCGATCCGGCGCGCCGAGCGCTATGTGAACACCAATCTCAACCGCCTGTTCCGCCGCGATCTCGTTGAAACCGGTATGGAGCCGGATCGCGCCCGCCGGTTGATGCACGCCGTGGATGCCTTCTTCGCCCGTTATCCAGGGCTCGAACGCCTTCACTACGACCTGCATACGGCGATTCGAGACAGCCGCTACCCGCGCTTCGTGGTCGAACCCTACGCCGACGCCGCGACACATCATGAACAGTGGCGCTGGCTGGCGGCGGCGGGTATCCAGGCAGTGCTGCACCAACATCAGCACAGCTGGACCTTCTCCCACTACTCCAAGCATTATCATCAGGCGCAGGCCTTCACCCTGGAACTGGGACGCGCCCTGCCCTTCGGCCACAACGACCTCGCTCCCCTGGCGCCCATGGCACGCCTGCTGGAGTCACTGCTCGAAGGGCGCGAACCGGCAGGCGACGCCCCTGAACGCATGGTGTTCTTCCGCGTATACCACGAGCTGATGCGTCACTCCGATGACTTCCGCCTGTGCTTCGCCGACGACACGCCGAACTTCACTGAATTCAAGCCCGGCGCGCGGCTCGCCGAAGATGCCGAGGCCGGCCCCTTCAT